Proteins encoded together in one Mycobacterium simiae window:
- the nuoD gene encoding NADH dehydrogenase (quinone) subunit D, protein MSTITDSTPDGGAAEIPERVVVAGGQDWGQVVEAARAADPGERIVVNMGPQHPSTHGVLRLILEIEGETVTEVRCGIGYLHTGIEKNLEYRYWAQGVTFVTRMDYLSPFFNETAYCLGVEKLLGITDEIPERVNVIRVMMMELNRISSHLVALATGGMELGAMTPMFVGFRGREIVLTLFEKISGLRMNSAYIRPGGVAQDLPPNAEAEIAEALKGLKQVLKEMGDLLNENAIWKARTEDVGYLDLTGCIALGITGPILRATGLPHDLRKSEPYCGYQNYEFDVITADTCDAYGRYIIRVKEMWESVKIVEQCLDKLKPGPTMVEDRKIAWPADLKVGPDGMGNSPEHIAKIMGGSMEALIHHFKLVTEGIRVPAGQVYSAVESPRGELGVHMVSDGGTRPYRVHYRDPSFTNLQSVAAMCEGGLVADLITAVASIDPVMGGVDR, encoded by the coding sequence ATGAGCACAATCACTGATTCGACGCCCGATGGTGGCGCCGCGGAGATCCCTGAGCGGGTCGTGGTCGCCGGCGGACAGGACTGGGGCCAAGTCGTCGAAGCCGCACGCGCCGCGGATCCCGGTGAACGCATCGTCGTCAACATGGGACCGCAGCATCCCTCGACCCACGGGGTGCTGCGGCTGATCCTAGAGATCGAGGGCGAGACCGTCACCGAGGTGCGCTGCGGAATCGGTTATCTGCACACCGGAATCGAGAAGAACCTCGAGTACCGCTACTGGGCGCAGGGCGTCACCTTCGTGACCCGGATGGATTACCTGTCACCGTTTTTCAACGAGACCGCCTACTGCCTGGGCGTGGAAAAGCTGCTCGGCATCACCGATGAGATTCCCGAGCGGGTCAACGTCATCCGCGTGATGATGATGGAGCTCAACCGGATTTCCTCGCATCTGGTGGCGTTGGCCACCGGCGGCATGGAATTGGGCGCCATGACGCCGATGTTCGTCGGGTTTCGCGGACGCGAGATTGTGCTGACCCTGTTCGAGAAGATCAGCGGTCTGCGGATGAACAGCGCCTATATCCGCCCCGGCGGTGTGGCGCAAGACCTGCCCCCCAACGCCGAAGCCGAGATCGCCGAAGCGCTCAAGGGTCTCAAGCAAGTGTTGAAGGAAATGGGCGATCTGCTCAACGAGAACGCCATCTGGAAAGCCCGCACCGAAGACGTCGGTTACCTCGACCTGACCGGGTGCATTGCGTTGGGCATCACCGGACCGATCCTGCGCGCCACCGGATTGCCGCACGACCTGCGCAAGAGCGAGCCGTACTGCGGATACCAGAATTACGAATTCGACGTGATCACCGCCGACACGTGTGATGCCTACGGGCGCTACATCATTCGCGTGAAGGAGATGTGGGAATCCGTCAAGATCGTCGAGCAGTGCCTGGACAAGTTGAAGCCGGGGCCAACGATGGTCGAGGATCGCAAGATCGCCTGGCCCGCCGACTTGAAGGTCGGCCCCGACGGAATGGGTAACTCGCCCGAGCACATCGCCAAGATCATGGGCGGTTCGATGGAAGCATTGATTCATCACTTCAAGCTGGTCACCGAGGGCATTCGGGTCCCCGCCGGCCAGGTCTACAGCGCGGTGGAATCGCCGCGCGGCGAGCTGGGTGTGCACATGGTCAGTGACGGCGGCACCCGGCCCTACCGGGTGCACTATCGGGATCCGTCGTTTACCAATCTGCAGTCGGTCGCCGCGATGTGCGAGGGCGGTTTGGTCGCCGACCTGATCACCGCCGTCGCCAGCATCGACCCCGTGATGGGCGGGGTGGACCGGTGA